In Populus alba chromosome 1, ASM523922v2, whole genome shotgun sequence, a single window of DNA contains:
- the LOC118061349 gene encoding uncharacterized protein — protein sequence MERKSSSKELQNLLQAIKSSDVVESRIELFDKLRDFDLLEKSDLAPVIECLTTFWEDFTCLDISQCLLNKSILSVAAKYVDSGLSGCLVQFLVLGTKASGWCGKHLKMTAMSTEESQEEEHSNLFFQLLLDLLSLCSASTVALTRHPVFIDNASAAIVERFILEQLNLIKDVVSEFKTISSFGSEILKAAHTVIDTVMRLCKGYFDAVNWDLFDSRPEKDENNIDSERANIMNHVTNITKSTTEKLCELGILAGNDGGILVTILNVSWKGVVTLLQQGKRVSKEMLSVQDIIVTLISLVNEPLRCAAEAWSSSLKETISLTEARRAFLPSKFYLTTVVKISSLYPCQAYLVFKEVTLCVLMISTFKVLLSYEKLLNTASEVFSELLEKTSMDLLNSLLNSTEVKQEHKFKLLDWLFSDESCSNSMHEGSSIFSRMTSMVEIFSVNCEAMSEARLLLLGRVALFHDLLRYSMVLEEDIKIKITRKFRWFLDMLVDEDVYSFVLDLQIPVPYGSGKAQELVWQPMFSAFLHALKTFMIVVSSSFAWEELEAFLLENLFHPHFLCGEIVMELWCFLVRYAEMDMVNSIIDKLCSLMRLLESPESFLVPGSPLRKVARIICLLANGTTPMADRVYCSVVGDGRSQSSSVMYVALLLEGFPLNSLSDSIRSTAKEKIITDYFGFIGSFDDKMLTTCSSGAFGIPVHALSASLRAQQVSISDVDMKTLKFLVAIIRNFRNPVEKIRKEHYYKLLSGTLGIVSNMKHLYKSDEMEGVILELQALFVSEPAASSTQLYQCKPYLALFMGGLGDMEMTESDDCAKSSAVWELYHMLFRERHWALVHLAIEAFGYFAARTSCNQLWRFVPQNASLSYDLMSGNEASEKRFMSDLKAFLEKETALLNTTPSIEQLELLVTEGMTLKEMVQKVSRMHIDATECESMEINVDIVSKKRRKLPDGISRGMELLQSGLKLIGGGFSQWQENHFESSELHDKFLSHLSCLEDVVSHLTGLAGSAGIDVNKRTKY from the exons ATGGAGAGAAAAAGCTCCAGCAAGGAGCTGCAGAATCTCCTTCAAGCCATCAAATCTTCAGAT GTTGTTGAGAGCCGGATCGAACTGTTTGACAAGCTTCGGGATTTCGATTTACTGGAGAAATCTGATCTGGCTCCTGTTATCGAATGTCTCACA ACATTTTGGGAAGACTTCACTTGCTTGGATATATCTCAATGCTTGTTAAACAAGTCTATTTTGAGTGTGGCTGCGAAATATGTAGATTCAGGATTGTCTGGATGTCTAGTACAGTTTCTCGTTCTTGGGACAAAG GCAAGTGGGTGGTGCGGCAAACATCTGAAGATGACTGCTATGTCAACTGAGGAATCTCAAGAAGAAGAACATTCCAACCTATTCTTTCAG CTTCTTTTAGATTTATTGAGTCTCTGTTCTGCCAGTACGGTTGCTTTGACAAGACACCCTGTTTTTATTGACAATGCATCAGCAGCTATTGTTGAGAGATTCATTTTGGAACAGCTAAATTTGATAAAAGACGTAGTATCAGAGTTTAAG ACAATCAGCTCATTTGGCTCAGAAATACTAAAGGCTGCACATACTGTGATTGATACAGTAATGAGACTATGCAAAGGGTATTTTGATGCTGTGAATTGGGATCTTTTTGATTCAAGACCTGAGAAGGATGAAAACAATATAGATTCAGAAAGAGCCAATATAATGAATCATGTTACAAACATAACAAAAAGTACAACAGAGAAATTGTGTGAACTGGGGATCCTTGCAGGAAATGATGGTGGAATTCTGGTAACCATTCTCAATGTGTCATGGAAAGGTGTGGTTACCTTGCTTCAGCAAGGGAAGAGGGTGTCAAAAGAGATGTTAAGCGTTCAGGATATTATTGTAACCCTAATTTCACTGGTGAATGAACCTCTTAGGTGTGCAGCCGAGGCTTGGTCTTCTTCACTGAAGGAAACCATTTCTTTAACTGAAGCCAGAAGGGCATTTCTTCCATCCAAGTTTTACCTTACCACTGTAGTGAAAATATCTTCCCTCTATCCATGCCAAGCATATTTGGTGTTCAAGGAGGTGACACTCTGTGTCCTCATGATCTCAACCTTTAAAGTTTTACTGAGCTATGAAAAACTTTTAAACACTGCCAGTGAAGTGTTTTCAGAACTTCTGGAGAAGACATCAATGGATTTGCTGAATTCTTTACTCAATTCAACTGAAGTGAAACAAGAGCACAAGTTTAAACTTCTGGACTGGTTGTTCAGTGATGAGTCCTGCTCAAATTCTATGCATGAAGGTTCAAGTATTTTTTCTCGCATGACTTCGATGGTTGAAATCTTTTCTGTGAACTGTGAAGCTATGTCCGAAGCAAGATTATTGTTGCTTGGAAGGGTTGCAttgtttcatgatttgttgAGATACTCCATGGTTCTTGAAGAAGACATAAAGATCAAGATCACTAGAAAATTTAGATGGTTTCTGGATATGCTTGTTGATGAAGATGTATACTCTTTCGTTCTTGATTTGCAGATTCCTGTGCCATATGGTTCAGGGAAAGCGCAGGAATTGGTTTGGCAGCCTATGTTTTCTGCTTTTTTGCATGCACTAAAAACCTTCATGATTGTGGTGTCTTCAAGTTTTGCCTGGGAAGAATTAGAGGCTTTCCTGCTTGAGAATCTTTTCCATCCACATTTTCTTTGCGGGGAGATTGTAATGGAACTTTGGTGCTTTTTGGTGCGTTATGCTGAAATGGACATGGTGAATAGCATTATTGATAAACTTTGCTCATTAATGAGGCTCCTGGAATCTCCGGAGTCATTTCTTGTTCCAGGTTCTCCTCTGAGGAAAGTGGCAAGAATAATTTGCTTGCTTGCTAATGGTACAACACCTATGGCAGACCGTGTTTACTGCTCTGTTGTTGGTGATGGAAGATCTCAATCGTCATCAGTTATGTACGTAGCATTGCTCTTGGAAGGGTTTCCTCTAAATTCACTATCCGATAGCATCAGAAGTACTGCAAAAGAGAAGATCATTACAGACTATTTTGGTTTCATAGGGAGTTTTGATGATAAAATGTTGACTACATGTAGTTCTGGTGCATTTGGGATTCCAGTTCATGCTCTATCTGCTTCCTTGCGGGCACA GCAGGTTAGCATATCTGATGTTGACATGAAGACCCTGAAGTTTTTAGTTGCTATAATTCGTAACTTCAGAAACCCTGTGGAAAAAATAAGGAAGGAACACTATTATAAGCTTTTAAGTGGAACGTTGGGGATTGTCTCAAATATGAAGCATCTATACAAATCTGATGAGATGGAGGGAGTCATATTGGAACTTCAAGCCCTGTTTGTTTCAGAGCCAGCAGCATCAAGTACCCAATTGTATCAGTGCAAACCGTATCTTGCTCTTTTTATGGGAGGACTTGGAGACATGGAGATGACAGAGAGTGATGATTGTGCAAAAAGCTCTGCTGTGTGGGAGTTGTACCACATGCTATTCAGGGAGCGGCATTGGGCACTTGTTCATCTTGCAATTGAAGCATTTGGATATTTTGCCGCTCGTACTTCTTGCAATCAGCTATGGAGATTTGTGCCACAGAATGCATCTCTTTCTTATGATCTGATGTCAGGAAATGAAGCAAGCGAGAAGAGGTTTATGTCCGATTTGAAGGCATTTCTGGAGAAGGAAACAGCTCTTCTTAACACTACGCCTAGCATTGAGCAGCTTGAGTTGCTTGTGACGGAAGGTATGACACTAAAAGAAATGGTTCAGAAGGTCTCAAGGATGCATATAGATGCTACGGAATGTGAAAGTATGGAGATTAATGTAGACATTGTGTCAAAAAAGAGACGGAAACTCCCTGATGGAATCAGCAGGGGAATGGAATTACTCCAGAGTGGTCTGAAGTTAATTGGTGGTGGCTTTTCCCAGTGGCAGGAAAATCACTTCGAATCCTCTGAACTTCATGACAAGTTCTTGAGTCACCTTTCTTGCCTTGAAGACGTCGTTTCTCACTTAACTGGCTTGGCTG GCAGTGCAGGAATCGATGTAAATAAAAGAACTAAGTACTGA
- the LOC118061340 gene encoding S-protein homolog 24 gives MKVLTKIFLIVSLAIGMIFISIYQPEYFCGLEYDVRVINGFTNNSSLPLVIWCSSDSDDLGGRALQEGDDFSWRLQINFWCSNHFWCTMKWDAMRRKFDAFKVPRDLQRCSLFRKCSWSVREDGFYFSDDEVNWKKDFSWL, from the coding sequence ATGAAGGTTCTCACTAAAATTTTTCTTATAGTTAGCCTCGCCATAGGCatgattttcatttcaatatatCAACCAGAATATTTCTGTGGGCTAGAGTACGATGTTCGTGTCATCAATGGGTTCACAAACAACTCATCACTGCCACTAGTCATATGGTGCTCATCAGACAGTGATGATCTCGGTGGACGTGCCCTCCAGGAAGGTGATGATTTTAGTTGGAGACTCCAGATCAACTTCTGGTGCAGTAATCATTTCTGGTGCACCATGAAGTGGGATGCAATGAGGAGGAAGTTCGATGCCTTTAAGGTTCCGAGGGATCTTCAGCGTTGCAGCCTTTTCAGGAAGTGCTCCTGGTCGGTGAGGGAGGATGGGTTTTATTTCAGTGATGATGAAGTAAACTGGAAGAAAGACTTCTCAtggttataa